Proteins found in one Oncorhynchus mykiss isolate Arlee chromosome 17, USDA_OmykA_1.1, whole genome shotgun sequence genomic segment:
- the LOC110494797 gene encoding NLR family CARD domain-containing protein 3 isoform X1: protein MSLSEEGEQWTTASKMSLSGEHDSNSKAESPIQQKRPVSPVTSCVSMKSDQSMGHPVLFRKRDGSTKQSPIQQKRPVSPVTSCVSMKSDQSMGHPVLFRKRDGSTKQRHQQNTPKSEIPSGQSAQSHQQDLPAILKSLEENVITFVKNELKNINRILCSESSDHPVFFGSQTEDKDVDKPERIAREGALDISLYILRNINQMELADKLEKNTPAMKSQRKLKSHLKNKFECVLEGIAKQGNSRLLSKIYTELYITEGRSGGVNNENEMTQIEAASRRPATHETPIKCNDIFRPLPGQDKSIRTVLTTGVAGIGKTVSVQKFILDWAEGNANQELQFIFPLSFREMNLMKERNHSMMELLHRFVMETKESGISNYDKYNVLFVLDGLDECRLPLDFKNNKICFDVTESTSVDVLLTNLIKGNLFPSAFLWITSRPAAANQIPPGCVDQVTEVRGFNDPQKEEYFRKRISDENLVSRIISHIKISRSIHIMCHIPVFCLISATVFENIMKTEKRVMPKTLTEMYMYFLIFQSKQTLVKFEGKEQIDQHWDKESIMSLGKLAFQQLEIGNLIFYEEDLNKCGIDVREASVYSGLCTQIFREENGLYQEKVYCFVHLSIQEFMAAVYVFLSAVNNNVNLMANPQSTSAKLRTLSIDNRLIDLARSAVDKALESESGHLDLFLRFLLGLSLKSNQTLLRGLLTQTSSSSQTNEMIVKYIKAKIRDKPTSERCINLFHCLNELNDHSLVEEIQSYLRSGSLSEASLSSAHWSALVFVLLTSEEKLEVFDLKKYSRSEEGLVRLLPVVKASRTALLNGCNLTESCCASLASTLSSNSSQLRVLDLSNNDLQDSGVKLLSAGLESPHCQLETLRLSGCLVTEEGCASLASALKSNPSHLRELDLSYNHPEDSALKLFSAGLDKLNLDNGEALRLQPGLKKYACELTLDPNTAGRQLILSEDNRKVTSVESFKDRPQVLCREGLNGRCYWEVEWSGEKTRLAVTYKRKSSFDSNLLGSNDISWGLGCYSDGYTAWHNGNHTTILAPHSNRVGVYLDWQAGSLTFYSISSDTLTHLHTFHTSFNEPLYPGFLVEETVSLCRVIFSSSC, encoded by the exons ATGAGTCTCTCTGAGGAGGGAGAGCAGTGGACCACTGCCTCTAAGATGAGTCTCTCTGGAGAACATGACTCCAACTCAAAAGCTGAAAG cCCAATCCAGCAGAAGAGACCAGTCTCACCTGTAACTagctgtgtgtccatgaagagtgaccAATCTATGGGACATCCAGTGCTTTTCAGGAAGAGAGATGGTTCTACGAAACAAAG cCCAATCCAGCAGAAGAGACCAGTCTCACCTGTAACTagctgtgtgtccatgaagagtgaccAATCTATGGGACATCCAGTGCTTTTCAGGAAGAGAGATGGTTCTACGAAACAAAG ACACCAACAGAACACACCAAAGTCAGAGATTCCTAGTGGTCAGTCTGCCCAGAGTCATCAACAAGACCTGCCCGCTATACTAAAA TCACTTGAAGAAAATGTCATCACATTTGTGAAGAATGAGTTGAAGAATATCAACAGGATTCTATGTTCTGAGAGTTCAGATCACCCAGTATTCTTCGGGAGTCAGACAGAGGACAAAGACGTGGATAAACCGGAGAGGATTGCCCGAGAGGGTGCTCTGGACATCTCACTGTACATCCTGAGGAACATTAACCAGATGGAGCTCGCTGACAAACTGGAGAAAA atACACCTGCCATGAAGAGCCAACGTAAGCTAAAATCTCATCTGAAAAATAAGTTTGAATGTGTATTGGAGGGAATAGCGAAACAAGGAAACTCCAGACTTCTCAGTAAGATCTATACAGAGCTCTATATCACAGAGGGTAGAAGTGGAGGAGTCAATAATGAAAATGAGATGACACAGATTGAGGCAGCGTCCAGGAGACCAGCAACACATGAGACACCAATAAAATGCAATGACATCTTTCGGCCCTTACCTGGACAAGATAAATCTATCAGAACTGTGCTGACGACAGGAgtcgctggcattggaaaaacagtctctgtgcagaagttcattctggactgggctgaagggAACGCAAACCAGGAGCTTCAATTCATATTTCCACTTTCTTTTCGGGAGATGAATTTGATGAAGGAGAGAAACCACAGCATGATGGAACTTCTTCATCGCTTTGTCATGGAAACCAAAGAATCAGGAATCTCTAACTATGACAAGTACAACGTTCTGTTTGTCcttgatggtctggatgagtgtCGACTTCCTCTAGACTTCAAGAACAACAAGATCTGTTTTGATGTCACAGAGTCTACCTCAGTGGACGTGCTGCTGACAAATCTCATCAAGGGGAATCTGTTTCCCTCCGCTTTCCTCTGGATAACCTCCCGACCTGCAGCAGCCAATCAGATCCCTCCGGggtgtgttgaccaggtgacagaggtacgagggttcaacgatccacagaaggaggagtactTCAGGAAGAGAATCAGTGATGAGAATTTGGTCAGCAGAATCATCTCACATATCAAGATATCAAGGAGCATCCACATTATGTGCCACATACCTGTCTTCTGTTTGATTTCTGCTACAGTTTTTGAGAACATAATGAAGACGGAAAAAAGAGTGATGCCCAAGactctgactgagatgtacaTGTATTTCCTCATATTTCAGTCCAAACAGACACTGGTGAAGTTTGAAGGGAAAGAGCAGATCGATCAACACTGGGATAAAGAGAGCATTATGTCACTGGGGAAACTGGCTTTCCAACAGTTGGAGATAGgcaatctgattttctatgaGGAAGACCTGAACAAATGTGGTATTGATGTCAGAGAGGCATCAGTGTATTCAGGACTGTGCACACAGATCTTCAGAGAGGAGAATGGGCTGTACCAGGAGAAGGTATACTGCTTTGTTCATCTGAGCATCCAGGAGTTCATGGCTGCTGTGTATGTGTTCCTCTCAGCCGTCAACAACAACGTGAATCTAATGGCCAATCCGCAATCAACCTCTGCCAAGCTGCGGACACTGTCTATTGACAACCGTCTAATCGACCTGGCAAGGAGTGCAGTGGACAAGGCTTTAGAGAGTGAGAGTGGACACCTGGACCTgttcctccgcttccttctgggcCTCTCATTGAAGTCCAATCAGACTCTCCTACGAGGCCTACTGACACAGACAAGTAGCAGCTCACAGACCAATGAAATGATTGTCAAGTACATCAAGGCAAAGATCAGGGACAAGCCCACCTCGGAGAGATgcatcaatctgttccactgtctgaatgagTTGAATGACCATTCTTTAGTGGAGGAGATCCAAAGCTACCTGAGATCAGGAAGTCTCTCAGAAGCCAGCCTCTCATCTGCTCATTGGTCagctctggtctttgtgttgctgacttcagAAGAGAAGCTGGAAgtgtttgacctgaagaaatactccagatcagaggaaggtcttGTTAGGCTGCTGCCAGTGGTCAAAGCCTCCAGAACAGCACT GCTGAATGGATGTAACCTCACAGAGAGCTGCTGTGCTTCTTTGGCCTCGACTCTCAGCTCAAACTCCTCCCAGCTGAGGGTGCTGGACCTGAGTAACAATGACTTgcaggattcaggagtgaagctgctctctgctggactggagagTCCACACTGTCAACTGGAGACACTGAG GCTGTCAGGCTGCCtggtcacagaggaaggctgtgcttctctggcctCAGCTCTGAAGTCAAACCCCTCACATCtaagagagctggacctgagctacaatcacccagAAGACTCAGCACTGAAGCTGTTCTCTGCAGGACTGGATAAACTCAA TTTGGACAATGGTGAAGCGCTCCGGTTACAACCTGGGCTTAAAAAAT ATGCCTGTGAACTCACACTGGATCCAAACACAGCAGGCAGACAGCTCATTCTGTCTGAGGACAACAGAAAAGTGACATCGGTGGAGAGTTTTAAGGACCGGCCacaggtgctgtgtagagagggtctgaatGGGCGTtgttactgggaggtagagtggagtgggGAGAAAACTCGTTTGGCAGTGACCTATAAAAGAAAAAGTAGTTTTGATTCCAATCTACTTGGAAGCAATGACATATCTTGGGGTCTGGGATGCTACAGTGATGGTTACACTGCCTGGCACAATGGTAATCACACGACCATACTGGCCCCTCACTCCAATAGAGTtggagtgtatctggactggcaGGCTGGTTCTCTTACCTTCTATAGCAtctcctctgacacactgacccacctgCACACATTCCACACCTCATTCaatgagcccctctatccagggtttttgGTTGAGGAGACGGTGTCCCTGTGCAGGGTGATTTTTAGCTCGAGCTGCTAG
- the LOC110494797 gene encoding NLR family CARD domain-containing protein 3 isoform X2: protein MSLSEEGEQWTTASKMSLSGEHDSNSKAESPIQQKRPVSPVTSCVSMKSDQSMGHPVLFRKRDGSTKQRHQQNTPKSEIPSGQSAQSHQQDLPAILKSLEENVITFVKNELKNINRILCSESSDHPVFFGSQTEDKDVDKPERIAREGALDISLYILRNINQMELADKLEKNTPAMKSQRKLKSHLKNKFECVLEGIAKQGNSRLLSKIYTELYITEGRSGGVNNENEMTQIEAASRRPATHETPIKCNDIFRPLPGQDKSIRTVLTTGVAGIGKTVSVQKFILDWAEGNANQELQFIFPLSFREMNLMKERNHSMMELLHRFVMETKESGISNYDKYNVLFVLDGLDECRLPLDFKNNKICFDVTESTSVDVLLTNLIKGNLFPSAFLWITSRPAAANQIPPGCVDQVTEVRGFNDPQKEEYFRKRISDENLVSRIISHIKISRSIHIMCHIPVFCLISATVFENIMKTEKRVMPKTLTEMYMYFLIFQSKQTLVKFEGKEQIDQHWDKESIMSLGKLAFQQLEIGNLIFYEEDLNKCGIDVREASVYSGLCTQIFREENGLYQEKVYCFVHLSIQEFMAAVYVFLSAVNNNVNLMANPQSTSAKLRTLSIDNRLIDLARSAVDKALESESGHLDLFLRFLLGLSLKSNQTLLRGLLTQTSSSSQTNEMIVKYIKAKIRDKPTSERCINLFHCLNELNDHSLVEEIQSYLRSGSLSEASLSSAHWSALVFVLLTSEEKLEVFDLKKYSRSEEGLVRLLPVVKASRTALLNGCNLTESCCASLASTLSSNSSQLRVLDLSNNDLQDSGVKLLSAGLESPHCQLETLRLSGCLVTEEGCASLASALKSNPSHLRELDLSYNHPEDSALKLFSAGLDKLNLDNGEALRLQPGLKKYACELTLDPNTAGRQLILSEDNRKVTSVESFKDRPQVLCREGLNGRCYWEVEWSGEKTRLAVTYKRKSSFDSNLLGSNDISWGLGCYSDGYTAWHNGNHTTILAPHSNRVGVYLDWQAGSLTFYSISSDTLTHLHTFHTSFNEPLYPGFLVEETVSLCRVIFSSSC, encoded by the exons ATGAGTCTCTCTGAGGAGGGAGAGCAGTGGACCACTGCCTCTAAGATGAGTCTCTCTGGAGAACATGACTCCAACTCAAAAGCTGAAAG cCCAATCCAGCAGAAGAGACCAGTCTCACCTGTAACTagctgtgtgtccatgaagagtgaccAATCTATGGGACATCCAGTGCTTTTCAGGAAGAGAGATGGTTCTACGAAACAAAG ACACCAACAGAACACACCAAAGTCAGAGATTCCTAGTGGTCAGTCTGCCCAGAGTCATCAACAAGACCTGCCCGCTATACTAAAA TCACTTGAAGAAAATGTCATCACATTTGTGAAGAATGAGTTGAAGAATATCAACAGGATTCTATGTTCTGAGAGTTCAGATCACCCAGTATTCTTCGGGAGTCAGACAGAGGACAAAGACGTGGATAAACCGGAGAGGATTGCCCGAGAGGGTGCTCTGGACATCTCACTGTACATCCTGAGGAACATTAACCAGATGGAGCTCGCTGACAAACTGGAGAAAA atACACCTGCCATGAAGAGCCAACGTAAGCTAAAATCTCATCTGAAAAATAAGTTTGAATGTGTATTGGAGGGAATAGCGAAACAAGGAAACTCCAGACTTCTCAGTAAGATCTATACAGAGCTCTATATCACAGAGGGTAGAAGTGGAGGAGTCAATAATGAAAATGAGATGACACAGATTGAGGCAGCGTCCAGGAGACCAGCAACACATGAGACACCAATAAAATGCAATGACATCTTTCGGCCCTTACCTGGACAAGATAAATCTATCAGAACTGTGCTGACGACAGGAgtcgctggcattggaaaaacagtctctgtgcagaagttcattctggactgggctgaagggAACGCAAACCAGGAGCTTCAATTCATATTTCCACTTTCTTTTCGGGAGATGAATTTGATGAAGGAGAGAAACCACAGCATGATGGAACTTCTTCATCGCTTTGTCATGGAAACCAAAGAATCAGGAATCTCTAACTATGACAAGTACAACGTTCTGTTTGTCcttgatggtctggatgagtgtCGACTTCCTCTAGACTTCAAGAACAACAAGATCTGTTTTGATGTCACAGAGTCTACCTCAGTGGACGTGCTGCTGACAAATCTCATCAAGGGGAATCTGTTTCCCTCCGCTTTCCTCTGGATAACCTCCCGACCTGCAGCAGCCAATCAGATCCCTCCGGggtgtgttgaccaggtgacagaggtacgagggttcaacgatccacagaaggaggagtactTCAGGAAGAGAATCAGTGATGAGAATTTGGTCAGCAGAATCATCTCACATATCAAGATATCAAGGAGCATCCACATTATGTGCCACATACCTGTCTTCTGTTTGATTTCTGCTACAGTTTTTGAGAACATAATGAAGACGGAAAAAAGAGTGATGCCCAAGactctgactgagatgtacaTGTATTTCCTCATATTTCAGTCCAAACAGACACTGGTGAAGTTTGAAGGGAAAGAGCAGATCGATCAACACTGGGATAAAGAGAGCATTATGTCACTGGGGAAACTGGCTTTCCAACAGTTGGAGATAGgcaatctgattttctatgaGGAAGACCTGAACAAATGTGGTATTGATGTCAGAGAGGCATCAGTGTATTCAGGACTGTGCACACAGATCTTCAGAGAGGAGAATGGGCTGTACCAGGAGAAGGTATACTGCTTTGTTCATCTGAGCATCCAGGAGTTCATGGCTGCTGTGTATGTGTTCCTCTCAGCCGTCAACAACAACGTGAATCTAATGGCCAATCCGCAATCAACCTCTGCCAAGCTGCGGACACTGTCTATTGACAACCGTCTAATCGACCTGGCAAGGAGTGCAGTGGACAAGGCTTTAGAGAGTGAGAGTGGACACCTGGACCTgttcctccgcttccttctgggcCTCTCATTGAAGTCCAATCAGACTCTCCTACGAGGCCTACTGACACAGACAAGTAGCAGCTCACAGACCAATGAAATGATTGTCAAGTACATCAAGGCAAAGATCAGGGACAAGCCCACCTCGGAGAGATgcatcaatctgttccactgtctgaatgagTTGAATGACCATTCTTTAGTGGAGGAGATCCAAAGCTACCTGAGATCAGGAAGTCTCTCAGAAGCCAGCCTCTCATCTGCTCATTGGTCagctctggtctttgtgttgctgacttcagAAGAGAAGCTGGAAgtgtttgacctgaagaaatactccagatcagaggaaggtcttGTTAGGCTGCTGCCAGTGGTCAAAGCCTCCAGAACAGCACT GCTGAATGGATGTAACCTCACAGAGAGCTGCTGTGCTTCTTTGGCCTCGACTCTCAGCTCAAACTCCTCCCAGCTGAGGGTGCTGGACCTGAGTAACAATGACTTgcaggattcaggagtgaagctgctctctgctggactggagagTCCACACTGTCAACTGGAGACACTGAG GCTGTCAGGCTGCCtggtcacagaggaaggctgtgcttctctggcctCAGCTCTGAAGTCAAACCCCTCACATCtaagagagctggacctgagctacaatcacccagAAGACTCAGCACTGAAGCTGTTCTCTGCAGGACTGGATAAACTCAA TTTGGACAATGGTGAAGCGCTCCGGTTACAACCTGGGCTTAAAAAAT ATGCCTGTGAACTCACACTGGATCCAAACACAGCAGGCAGACAGCTCATTCTGTCTGAGGACAACAGAAAAGTGACATCGGTGGAGAGTTTTAAGGACCGGCCacaggtgctgtgtagagagggtctgaatGGGCGTtgttactgggaggtagagtggagtgggGAGAAAACTCGTTTGGCAGTGACCTATAAAAGAAAAAGTAGTTTTGATTCCAATCTACTTGGAAGCAATGACATATCTTGGGGTCTGGGATGCTACAGTGATGGTTACACTGCCTGGCACAATGGTAATCACACGACCATACTGGCCCCTCACTCCAATAGAGTtggagtgtatctggactggcaGGCTGGTTCTCTTACCTTCTATAGCAtctcctctgacacactgacccacctgCACACATTCCACACCTCATTCaatgagcccctctatccagggtttttgGTTGAGGAGACGGTGTCCCTGTGCAGGGTGATTTTTAGCTCGAGCTGCTAG